A genomic window from Levilactobacillus yonginensis includes:
- the fmt gene encoding methionyl-tRNA formyltransferase, translating into MTSVIFMGTPQFSAPILSSLIEHDYDVLAVVTQPDRRVGRKHVLTASPVKQVAVDHNIEVLQPEKISGSPEMQRTIDLAPDLIVTAAFGQFLPTKLLKAAKVAAVNVHASLLPKYRGGAPVHYAIMNGDKETGVSIMFMEKKMDAGDILSQKAIPITDQDDVGSMFDKLSDLGRDLLLETLPKLLAGDITPVKQAEDRVSFSPTIKSDEERVDITLSARLFDCKVRALRPFPTAHIYLNGVRTKLWRVAILDEQTDLKPGQVVSRDKHHLAIATGEHGVISLEELQPAGKPKLSITDFLNGTTDELAVGEQVAE; encoded by the coding sequence ATGACTTCAGTAATTTTTATGGGGACTCCCCAATTTTCAGCGCCAATTCTGAGTAGTTTGATTGAACACGACTACGATGTTTTAGCCGTGGTGACTCAACCGGACCGCCGCGTTGGTCGAAAGCACGTGTTGACGGCTTCACCAGTCAAGCAAGTGGCAGTTGACCACAACATTGAGGTTCTCCAACCCGAAAAGATTTCGGGTAGTCCAGAGATGCAGCGGACAATTGATCTCGCGCCGGATTTAATCGTCACAGCGGCATTCGGCCAATTCTTGCCGACAAAGTTGTTGAAGGCGGCTAAAGTGGCAGCAGTCAACGTACATGCCTCGTTGTTACCTAAATATCGGGGAGGTGCGCCAGTCCACTACGCCATTATGAATGGTGATAAGGAGACCGGGGTTTCCATCATGTTTATGGAGAAGAAAATGGATGCCGGTGATATTCTTTCACAAAAAGCCATTCCTATCACGGATCAGGATGACGTTGGGAGCATGTTTGATAAGCTCAGTGACTTGGGGCGCGACCTCCTTTTGGAGACGCTGCCTAAGCTGTTAGCTGGTGACATTACGCCAGTGAAGCAGGCTGAGGACCGAGTCAGCTTTTCACCGACGATTAAGTCCGACGAGGAACGGGTCGATATCACATTGAGTGCCCGGTTGTTTGACTGTAAAGTACGGGCACTACGGCCATTTCCAACGGCTCACATTTACTTAAACGGCGTCCGGACTAAGCTCTGGCGGGTAGCCATTTTAGATGAACAGACCGATCTTAAACCCGGTCAGGTTGTGAGTCGGGACAAGCATCATTTAGCCATTGCAACTGGTGAACACGGTGTTATCAGTCTGGAAGAATTACAACCAGCAGGGAAACCAAAATTGAGCATCACAGACTTTCTAAACGGGACCACGGATGAATTAGCCGTTGGTGAACAGGTGGCAGAATAA